A segment of the candidate division TA06 bacterium genome:
TAGCCGCCGACTACAAATATCGAGATTACTGCACCGTAGCCGCCAAACCTGACCAGCCTGCCTCTTTTTCCACTGGCGACATACTTGGATGCGTCTTTCAGTTTTGCTCTTGAAAGAGCAAAAACCTCTCCAAGAATAATCATCTTGTCTCAGCCACCCTCGGTGATTTCCATGTAGATGTCTTCGAGTGACTTTGCTCCACTTTTGGATGCCTTGCGGAAGTCATCCATGGTACCGATTGCAACCAGTCTTCCTTTGTCTATGACCCCCACGCGGGTGCAGATTTCCTCTGCAACTGACAGGGAATGCGTTGAGACGAAGACCGCAGTTCCATTCTGAACTCGATTCTTGAAGGTCTCCTTCACCTTTCTTGCACTTTTCGGATCGAGACCGACCATCGGCTCATCAACAAGTATCACCGCAGGATCGTGTATCAGCGCGGAGCATATGACTATTTTTTGGCGCATGCCGTGCGAGTATTCTTCTACCCTGGAGTCTGCCCACCTGCCAATCTCCATGTATTCGAACAGTTCGCCTGTTTTCGACTCTATCTCTGAGTCTTTCATCCCATACAGGTCCCCTATGAACCGAAGGAACTCTCTTCCGGTGAGCGATTGATAGATATAGGGTGAATCGGGTATATAGCCTATTTTCGATTTTGCCTTCTCGGGGGCTTGTTGTACATCTGTTCCATCCACGAGTATGTTTCCGGATGTCGGGCGGAGAAGCCCAACTATCAGCTTGGTGGTCGTCGTCTTTCCGGCACCGTTTGGGCCAATAAAACCGAACAGTTCACCCTTCTCGATATGAAGCGTGAGGTTCGACACCGCAGTCACTTCCCCATATCTTTTGGTAACATTCTCAAGATGTATCATTCGTAGTCCACTATTTTGATGTTCAGTTTTCCAAGCAGGTTTGCGATTGATGCCTGATTTTCGATTCCGCCTTCTGCGAGCATCAAGTGTGTTGCATCGGCTATGTGCTGACCGAAGGTGGCATCTACATCGATCCACTCGCCCACATACACCCTGTTCCAGGCATGATAGTAGAAAGATCCAGCGAGATATACTACTC
Coding sequences within it:
- a CDS encoding ABC transporter ATP-binding protein — encoded protein: MIHLENVTKRYGEVTAVSNLTLHIEKGELFGFIGPNGAGKTTTTKLIVGLLRPTSGNILVDGTDVQQAPEKAKSKIGYIPDSPYIYQSLTGREFLRFIGDLYGMKDSEIESKTGELFEYMEIGRWADSRVEEYSHGMRQKIVICSALIHDPAVILVDEPMVGLDPKSARKVKETFKNRVQNGTAVFVSTHSLSVAEEICTRVGVIDKGRLVAIGTMDDFRKASKSGAKSLEDIYMEITEGG